One region of Turicibacter bilis genomic DNA includes:
- a CDS encoding tyrosine-type recombinase/integrase, producing the protein MIVVKERKYSNEIYFETEVYEDNNLICTNSINYKSVIRETNEITYLLLYTPQMEPVSEVFGFLNSNKINQSINSRIKSLQALKLLYCYQSIISKELKDFDTSDINGLKIFLKGLSPKGSFIKFELTTSRNNETVNGYLSVYRQFLEYLDFENKALFQKSNRKTLVSLPDWEVDYSVNKFQSNERIPRKMVEVPRYISVEEFQKIIAEIRSNYGKKEEIIVRLMYQCGCRIGEVLGATGDDFVVEKIKDEYVTTFYIRNRFSDKKFQLAKTCMKIVDKKQYHLKDYKSPGYGYQKVIIPEDLYDLINEYIEEAHSMARELKYDNYYKNTIADRVSSSDDYEDENYYVFINSQGRPLSQTLWNNTLRKICTTVGIELDKDTKEHNLNHRFRHGFAMFNVQYLNCKALELKERMRHSNLLSVSRYFRPTLSDQIQIKTDFAHSLYEVIPELKLKE; encoded by the coding sequence ATGATTGTAGTAAAAGAAAGAAAATACAGTAATGAAATATATTTCGAGACTGAAGTCTATGAAGACAATAATCTTATCTGCACCAATTCCATTAATTATAAATCGGTTATTCGAGAAACAAATGAAATAACCTATTTGCTTCTTTATACACCTCAGATGGAACCTGTTTCTGAAGTATTTGGTTTCTTAAATTCAAATAAAATCAATCAATCTATTAATTCAAGAATTAAGTCGTTACAAGCCTTAAAACTACTATACTGTTATCAAAGTATCATTTCGAAAGAATTGAAAGATTTTGACACCTCAGATATAAACGGATTAAAAATCTTCTTGAAAGGCCTCTCTCCTAAAGGTAGTTTTATTAAATTTGAATTAACTACTTCAAGAAATAATGAAACAGTTAATGGATATTTATCTGTTTATAGACAGTTTTTAGAGTATCTTGATTTCGAAAATAAAGCTTTATTTCAAAAAAGTAATCGTAAAACATTAGTCTCTCTTCCTGATTGGGAAGTCGACTATTCTGTCAATAAATTTCAGTCCAATGAAAGAATTCCAAGAAAGATGGTAGAAGTTCCAAGATATATCTCGGTCGAGGAGTTTCAAAAAATCATCGCTGAAATACGATCTAATTATGGAAAAAAAGAAGAAATTATTGTCCGTTTAATGTATCAATGTGGTTGTCGAATCGGTGAAGTTTTAGGCGCTACTGGGGATGACTTTGTTGTTGAAAAAATCAAAGATGAGTATGTTACTACTTTTTATATCCGCAATCGTTTTTCAGATAAAAAATTTCAATTAGCGAAAACATGTATGAAGATTGTTGATAAAAAACAGTATCATTTAAAAGATTACAAGTCACCTGGGTATGGTTATCAAAAAGTGATTATCCCTGAAGATCTTTATGATCTTATCAATGAATACATTGAAGAAGCACATTCAATGGCAAGAGAATTGAAATATGATAATTATTACAAAAACACAATTGCAGATCGAGTATCTTCATCTGATGATTATGAGGATGAGAACTATTATGTCTTTATCAACTCTCAAGGAAGACCCCTTTCGCAAACTCTATGGAACAATACTCTGAGAAAAATTTGTACCACTGTCGGGATTGAATTGGATAAAGATACTAAAGAGCATAACCTAAACCATAGATTTCGGCATGGATTCGCTATGTTTAATGTCCAATATCTCAATTGTAAAGCATTAGAATTAAAGGAAAGAATGCGCCATAGCAATCTTTTATCTGTAAGTCGATATTTCCGCCCTACTCTTTCTGATCAAATTCAAATTAAAACTGATTTCGCCCATAGCTTGTATGAAGTCATCCCAGAATTAAAACTAAAGGAGTGA
- a CDS encoding ABC-2 transporter permease, producing the protein MTLLYKEMRLVAHPTSIVFAFLGCLVLVPSYPYSVIFMFGCLAPYITFLNARETNDVWYTAVLPVTKRESVLGKCLLVVFFQLFQLLFSIPFALLRNTMNIANNPVGLDATVAWYGFGFILYAVFDLVFLTAFYKSGYKVGKSFILAAIPMVFLMVAIEATSYIPALVWMDSYQPEHLLIQLPILIVGIVCYGVFVPLAYRISAKRFEKVDL; encoded by the coding sequence ATGACATTACTGTATAAGGAAATGAGGCTTGTAGCCCATCCAACCTCAATTGTTTTTGCCTTTTTAGGCTGTCTTGTTCTGGTGCCATCCTATCCTTACAGTGTAATTTTTATGTTTGGCTGTTTAGCACCTTACATCACTTTTTTGAATGCGCGAGAAACAAATGATGTCTGGTACACAGCCGTTTTACCAGTAACAAAACGGGAAAGTGTTCTGGGGAAATGCCTGCTTGTCGTTTTCTTTCAGCTATTTCAACTGCTTTTCTCTATCCCGTTTGCACTTTTGCGAAATACCATGAATATAGCAAATAACCCCGTAGGTTTAGACGCAACCGTTGCATGGTATGGTTTTGGATTTATCTTATATGCGGTGTTCGACTTGGTATTTCTCACGGCATTTTATAAAAGCGGCTACAAAGTCGGAAAATCATTTATCCTTGCAGCAATTCCTATGGTTTTTCTCATGGTAGCGATAGAAGCCACTTCCTACATCCCCGCGCTTGTTTGGATGGATAGCTACCAGCCAGAGCATTTGCTGATACAGTTGCCGATTTTAATAGTCGGGATTGTCTGCTATGGCGTATTTGTTCCATTAGCGTATCGAATTTCCGCAAAACGTTTTGAAAAAGTTGATTTGTAA
- a CDS encoding N-acetylmuramoyl-L-alanine amidase — protein MLNKSYIYYTSIDRITPHCVVGQCSVETLGNIFLPTSRQASCNYGIGVDGRVGMYVEEKNRSWCSSSSANDQRAVTIECASDTTEPYAFKDVVYQTLIKLCVDICKRNGKKKLLWLGDKDKTLSYEPKSDEMVLTVHRWFANKSCPGSWMYARMGDLAAKVTAQLGGGASEGTETEYPEKLTEGYYRVRKAWSDSKSQKGAYKILSNAKKCADANPGYSVFDNNGVNIYTPNTSTQTAPDVPFTVKVSISDLNIRKGPGTDYAKTGKFTGKGVFTIVEVQSGQGSSAGWGRLKSGAGWISLDYAVKTE, from the coding sequence ATGTTGAACAAATCATATATTTATTATACTTCTATCGACCGCATTACGCCCCACTGCGTGGTGGGGCAATGCTCGGTGGAGACGCTGGGCAATATCTTCTTGCCGACTTCCAGACAGGCAAGCTGCAACTATGGCATCGGCGTGGACGGTCGTGTGGGAATGTATGTGGAGGAGAAAAACCGCTCCTGGTGTTCCTCCTCCAGCGCCAACGACCAGCGGGCGGTCACCATCGAGTGCGCGTCCGATACCACAGAGCCGTATGCCTTTAAGGATGTGGTCTACCAGACGCTCATTAAGCTCTGCGTGGATATCTGCAAGCGCAACGGCAAGAAAAAGCTCCTCTGGCTGGGTGATAAGGATAAGACACTCAGTTATGAGCCGAAGTCTGATGAGATGGTGCTGACTGTTCATCGCTGGTTTGCCAACAAGTCCTGTCCGGGCAGTTGGATGTATGCCCGGATGGGTGATCTTGCCGCAAAGGTCACAGCACAGCTTGGCGGCGGGGCATCCGAGGGCACCGAGACTGAGTATCCTGAAAAGCTGACAGAGGGCTATTACCGTGTCCGTAAGGCATGGTCTGACAGCAAATCGCAGAAAGGCGCATACAAAATCCTCTCTAATGCCAAGAAGTGCGCTGATGCCAATCCGGGATATAGCGTGTTCGATAATAACGGTGTAAACATCTACACACCGAACACATCAACGCAGACGGCACCGGATGTGCCGTTTACCGTCAAGGTCAGTATCTCCGATTTGAACATCCGCAAAGGGCCAGGGACGGACTATGCCAAGACCGGTAAGTTTACCGGCAAGGGCGTGTTTACCATTGTGGAGGTTCAGTCCGGCCAGGGGTCCTCTGCTGGCTGGGGACGGCTGAAGTCCGGCGCGGGATGGATTTCTCTGGACTATGCAGTGAAAACCGAATAA
- a CDS encoding recombinase family protein yields MPNLRKIEAAVPAIREKKKVAAYARVSMQSERMLHSLSAQVSYYSGLIQKNPDWEYAGVYADDFISGTNTVKRDEFKRMLADCEAGKIDIILTKSISRFARNTVDLLETVRHLKDLGVEVQFEKERIRSMDGDGELMLTILASFAQEESRSISDNVKWGIRKRMQNGIPNGHFRIYGYRWEGDELVIVPEEAEVVKRIFRNFLDGKSRLETERELAAEGITTRDGCRWVDSNIKVVLTNVTYTGNLLLQKEFISDPISKQRKKNRGELPQYYVEDTHPAIIDKATFDFVQEEMARRRELGALANKSLNTSCFTGKIKCPYCGQSYMHNKRTDRGDMEFWNCGSKKKKKKGTGCPVGGTINHKNMVKVCTEVLGLDEFDEAIFLEKVDHIDVPERYTLEFHMADGNVVTKDCLNTGHRDCWTPERRAEVSMKRRKNGTNPIGASCFTGKIKCVSCGCNFRKATRNCKDGSKVSHWRCAEHNGCDSPSLREDLLEQMAAEVLGLDAFDAAAFREKIDRVEVLSSSELRFCFKDGRTVSRNWQPPERVGRPWTEEQRAKFKESIKGAYTPERRRQMSEHMKQLRKERGDKWRREK; encoded by the coding sequence ATGCCGAATTTAAGAAAAATCGAAGCGGCTGTACCCGCCATCCGGGAAAAGAAGAAGGTAGCCGCTTACGCCAGAGTGTCCATGCAGTCGGAACGGATGCTCCACTCCCTTTCCGCACAGGTGAGCTACTACAGCGGGCTGATCCAGAAGAACCCAGACTGGGAGTATGCCGGGGTCTATGCAGATGATTTTATTTCCGGTACCAACACGGTAAAGCGCGATGAGTTCAAACGGATGCTTGCCGACTGCGAGGCAGGCAAGATAGACATCATCCTGACAAAGAGCATTTCACGGTTTGCCAGGAATACGGTGGATCTTCTGGAAACGGTGCGGCATTTGAAGGATTTAGGCGTTGAGGTGCAGTTCGAGAAAGAACGCATACGCTCGATGGATGGGGACGGCGAACTGATGCTGACCATCCTGGCGTCCTTTGCCCAGGAGGAGAGCCGCAGCATTTCCGACAATGTGAAATGGGGCATCCGAAAAAGGATGCAAAACGGCATCCCAAACGGCCACTTCCGCATCTACGGTTATCGATGGGAGGGCGATGAACTGGTCATCGTGCCAGAGGAAGCGGAGGTTGTAAAGAGAATCTTCCGGAACTTCCTGGACGGGAAATCCAGGCTGGAAACCGAGCGGGAGCTTGCTGCCGAGGGCATCACAACCAGGGACGGCTGCCGTTGGGTAGATTCCAACATCAAGGTGGTACTGACCAATGTGACCTACACGGGGAACCTGCTCCTGCAAAAGGAGTTTATCTCCGACCCAATCTCCAAGCAGCGGAAAAAGAACCGAGGGGAACTTCCGCAGTACTATGTGGAGGACACCCATCCTGCCATAATCGACAAGGCCACTTTTGACTTTGTGCAGGAGGAGATGGCAAGGCGCAGGGAACTTGGCGCACTGGCAAATAAGAGTCTGAACACATCCTGCTTTACAGGAAAAATCAAATGCCCATACTGCGGTCAGAGCTATATGCACAACAAGCGGACAGACCGTGGCGATATGGAGTTCTGGAACTGTGGCAGCAAGAAGAAAAAGAAGAAAGGAACCGGCTGTCCTGTGGGCGGCACCATCAACCACAAAAACATGGTTAAAGTCTGTACGGAAGTTCTGGGGCTTGATGAATTTGATGAAGCTATCTTTTTGGAAAAGGTGGACCATATCGATGTGCCAGAACGCTATACGCTGGAGTTTCACATGGCGGACGGCAATGTGGTAACAAAGGACTGCCTGAACACGGGGCATCGGGACTGCTGGACACCGGAGCGGCGTGCTGAAGTGTCCATGAAACGGCGCAAGAACGGCACGAATCCCATCGGTGCATCCTGCTTCACGGGGAAGATAAAGTGCGTATCCTGCGGCTGTAATTTCCGCAAGGCAACACGGAACTGCAAAGATGGCAGCAAGGTCAGCCACTGGCGGTGCGCAGAGCATAACGGTTGCGATTCCCCCAGCCTGCGGGAGGATTTGCTGGAACAGATGGCCGCAGAGGTACTTGGGCTGGATGCGTTTGACGCCGCCGCTTTTCGTGAGAAGATCGACCGAGTTGAGGTGCTTTCCTCTTCAGAACTCCGCTTCTGTTTTAAGGATGGCAGAACCGTAAGCCGCAACTGGCAGCCGCCGGAACGCGTGGGGCGGCCTTGGACTGAGGAGCAGAGGGCAAAATTTAAGGAATCCATTAAGGGCGCCTATACGCCAGAGCGGCGCCGGCAGATGAGCGAACACATGAAGCAATTACGGAAGGAGCGTGGAGACAAATGGCGCAGAGAAAAGTAA
- a CDS encoding sigma factor-like helix-turn-helix DNA-binding protein — MTNEQRMIVSSLRAQGMGYGAIARKVGISENTVKSFCRRNAQKEDKPVTGADEHQCLCCGTPVAQNAGRKEKKFCSDKCRNKWWNAHLDKVDRRVIREVTCAGCGKTFSVYGQAARKYCSHACYIRHRFGGGADE; from the coding sequence GTGACGAACGAACAGAGAATGATCGTGTCCTCTCTCCGGGCGCAGGGCATGGGCTATGGAGCAATCGCCCGGAAAGTCGGGATCTCAGAAAATACAGTAAAATCCTTCTGCCGCAGGAACGCACAGAAAGAGGATAAGCCGGTCACTGGAGCGGACGAGCATCAGTGCCTTTGCTGCGGAACGCCTGTGGCGCAGAACGCCGGCCGGAAGGAAAAGAAGTTCTGCTCTGACAAGTGCAGGAACAAATGGTGGAACGCCCATCTGGATAAGGTTGACCGCAGGGTGATTCGGGAGGTCACCTGTGCCGGCTGCGGTAAGACTTTTTCTGTCTATGGACAGGCGGCGAGGAAGTACTGCAGCCATGCGTGCTACATCCGGCACCGGTTCGGAGGTGGCGCGGATGAGTAA
- a CDS encoding ABC transporter ATP-binding protein — MEAVLSVQSINKHYPGFALENVSFSLAPNRIMGLIGKNGAGKSTTLKAILNMVSPESGNVTMFQKNFYQYEKECKQRIGVVFGGIDFYPLKKLSTITAVTQKFYTDWDEEQYQKYIKRFALNESKKFKELSNGMKVKYLLALALSHHAELLILDEPTSGLDPVSREELLHIFRQIVKNEKCSILFSTHITSDLDRCTDDITYIQNGRVLQSADKDTFLRSFEHLKTPDDSGPLTLEEIMLRTERSEWDDDITV; from the coding sequence ATGGAAGCTGTATTGAGCGTCCAGAGTATCAATAAGCACTACCCCGGATTTGCTCTGGAAAATGTCAGCTTTTCTCTTGCGCCTAACCGTATTATGGGGCTGATTGGTAAAAACGGAGCGGGGAAAAGTACAACCTTAAAGGCTATTCTCAACATGGTGTCGCCAGAAAGTGGGAATGTCACCATGTTCCAAAAGAATTTCTATCAGTATGAAAAAGAGTGCAAGCAACGCATAGGCGTTGTGTTTGGTGGGATTGACTTTTATCCGTTGAAGAAGCTCTCTACTATTACGGCTGTTACTCAAAAATTTTACACGGACTGGGATGAGGAGCAGTATCAAAAATATATCAAGCGTTTTGCTTTGAATGAAAGTAAAAAATTCAAAGAACTTTCAAACGGAATGAAAGTAAAATACCTGCTTGCACTGGCATTGTCCCATCATGCCGAGTTACTGATTTTGGATGAACCGACTTCTGGTCTGGACCCGGTATCCCGTGAGGAATTGCTTCATATTTTTCGGCAAATTGTGAAAAACGAAAAATGTTCTATTCTGTTTTCTACACATATTACTTCTGATTTGGATAGATGTACAGATGATATTACCTATATTCAGAATGGGCGGGTATTGCAAAGCGCAGATAAAGATACATTTTTGCGTTCCTTTGAGCATTTGAAAACCCCAGATGATTCGGGGCCGCTCACTTTGGAAGAAATTATGCTGCGTACAGAAAGGAGTGAATGGGACGATGACATTACTGTATAA
- a CDS encoding SHOCT domain-containing protein, which yields MSKEQMRQEKLYQATMSMVRKMLAEGLITEEEYRQIDTMFLAKYRPLFGTLFSEIC from the coding sequence ATGAGTAAGGAGCAGATGAGACAGGAAAAGCTCTACCAGGCGACCATGAGCATGGTCAGAAAGATGCTTGCGGAGGGGCTTATCACCGAGGAAGAGTACCGTCAGATTGATACAATGTTCCTGGCAAAATACCGCCCTCTTTTCGGCACATTATTCTCTGAAATCTGTTGA
- a CDS encoding recombinase family protein, translating to MAQRKVTAIPATITKYTAVPIGSKRKRRVAGYARVSTDHEDQVTSYEAQVDYYTNYIKGRDDWEFVAIYTDEGISATNTKRREGFKAMVADALAGKIDLIVTKSVSRFARNTVDSLTTVRTLKEKGVEIYFEKENIWTLDAKGELLITIMSSLAQEESRSISENTTWGQRKRFADGKASVAYKRFLGYDRGPNGGFVVNQEQAKTVKLIYKLFLDGLTCHAIAKELTERKLPTPGGKAVWSQSTVRSILTNEKYKGDALLQKEFTVDFLQKKTKKNEGEVPQYYVEGNHEAIIDPATFDYVQAEMARRMKDKHRYSGVSMFSSKIKCGECGCWYGSKVWHSTDKYRRVIYQCNHKYKGGKTCGTPHVTEKQVKGAFVRATNILLSERDELTANTRMVIVMLCDSTELEKRQAELKEELEVVVGLVERCVAENARTALDQDEYTERYNGLVSRYETVKTRFDEVTQAIADKADRKKLLEQFLHTVETQEPVTQFDERLWSSLVDFVTVYSEKDIRVTFKDGTEIQV from the coding sequence ATGGCGCAGAGAAAAGTAACGGCGATTCCGGCGACCATCACCAAATATACTGCCGTTCCTATTGGCAGCAAGCGGAAACGCCGTGTCGCCGGTTATGCCCGCGTCTCCACCGACCACGAAGACCAGGTCACCAGCTACGAAGCGCAGGTGGACTATTACACGAATTACATCAAGGGGCGGGACGATTGGGAGTTTGTTGCTATCTACACGGACGAAGGGATTTCTGCGACCAATACCAAGCGGCGCGAGGGCTTCAAGGCGATGGTGGCGGATGCCCTTGCCGGGAAGATCGACCTCATAGTAACAAAAAGTGTCAGCCGATTTGCCAGAAATACAGTGGACAGCCTGACCACCGTGCGGACGCTGAAGGAAAAGGGTGTGGAAATCTACTTTGAGAAGGAAAACATCTGGACGCTGGATGCCAAGGGAGAACTGCTCATCACAATCATGTCCAGCCTTGCCCAGGAGGAGAGCCGGAGCATTTCGGAGAACACCACCTGGGGTCAGCGGAAGCGGTTCGCCGATGGCAAGGCAAGCGTGGCTTACAAGCGGTTCCTGGGGTACGACCGGGGTCCCAACGGCGGCTTTGTGGTCAATCAGGAACAGGCAAAGACCGTCAAGCTGATTTACAAGTTATTTCTGGATGGCCTGACCTGCCACGCCATCGCAAAGGAGCTGACGGAGCGGAAACTGCCGACTCCGGGCGGCAAGGCAGTCTGGAGCCAAAGCACCGTCCGCAGCATCCTTACTAATGAAAAGTACAAAGGCGATGCGCTCCTGCAGAAGGAGTTCACGGTGGACTTCCTCCAGAAGAAAACAAAAAAGAACGAGGGCGAGGTCCCGCAGTACTATGTGGAGGGCAACCACGAAGCCATCATCGATCCTGCCACCTTCGACTATGTCCAGGCGGAGATGGCGCGGCGGATGAAGGATAAGCACCGCTACAGCGGCGTGAGTATGTTTTCCTCCAAGATCAAATGCGGCGAATGCGGATGTTGGTACGGCTCGAAGGTATGGCACTCCACAGATAAATACCGCCGAGTTATCTATCAGTGCAACCATAAGTATAAGGGCGGCAAGACCTGCGGCACGCCCCACGTCACAGAGAAACAGGTCAAGGGTGCTTTTGTCCGGGCGACCAATATCCTGCTGTCAGAGAGAGATGAGCTGACCGCCAATACGCGGATGGTCATTGTCATGCTGTGCGACAGCACAGAACTGGAAAAGCGTCAGGCAGAACTGAAGGAAGAACTGGAGGTTGTGGTGGGGCTGGTGGAACGGTGCGTGGCAGAGAACGCCCGGACGGCTCTCGACCAGGATGAATATACCGAGCGATACAATGGGCTGGTCAGCCGTTATGAAACGGTCAAGACGCGGTTCGATGAAGTGACTCAGGCGATTGCCGACAAAGCCGACCGAAAGAAGCTGCTGGAGCAGTTTCTGCACACGGTGGAGACACAGGAGCCGGTTACACAGTTTGATGAGCGGCTGTGGTCAAGCCTGGTGGATTTCGTGACGGTTTACAGTGAGAAGGATATCCGAGTGACATTCAAGGATGGAACGGAGATACAGGTATAA